Proteins encoded within one genomic window of Tigriopus californicus strain San Diego chromosome 12, Tcal_SD_v2.1, whole genome shotgun sequence:
- the LOC131892367 gene encoding uncharacterized protein LOC131892367 has product MPSREMAPNSEIHPESIRVEDKVYSAKKLADLHPGGPLFIKAFSGRDASQAFLTYHRRQFPHQRVKEAFESTDETVTYSTDDHADFIDLCERIEKVLPRNKSFAPWHYYVKVAFIMGSVFSLEAYMHYTKSYNWQLFAVMGWFYALIGLNIQHDANHGAISRNPVINRVLGASQNWIGGSAIAWIHQHVVQHHIHTNDVHLDPDIAGSIYIRLNPLKPLLKYHVVQHIYFFFLLALYGFSIVIQSLENVVSGAHHTPMSPLLKPHRVFETFMWSLFFLRWVITPVYQTGTFLTLLHSLPMYMVGGYYLAFFFSISHNFKGVHILEDTTRPSNKESSFLYKQVVSSSNVGGPFLCFMNGGLNYQIEHHLFPRISHTHYPKIAPTVKAFCLEKNIPYVHFPTIGENIRSCTQHLWDMGSNETPKNATIQAAKTLLVN; this is encoded by the exons ATGCCTTCAAGGG AAATGGCGCCAAACAGTGAGATTCATCCAGAGTCGATCCGTGTGGAGGATAAGGTCTACTCGGCCAAGAAGCTGGCCGATCTTCATCCTGGTGGTCCTCTTTTTATCAAG GCGTTTTCTGGGCGGGACGCCTCTCAAGCGTTTCTAACGTATCACCGACGGCAGTTTCCTCATCAAAGAGTCAAGGAAGCTTTTGAAAGCACAGATGAGACCGTGACCTACTCAACGGATGATCACGCTGATTTTATTGACCTCTGCGAAAGGATTGAAAAG GTTCTGCCCAGGAACAAGTCGTTTGCGCCATGGCATTACTACGTCAAGGTGGCCTTTATCATGGGCTCCGTGTTCAGCCTTGAGGCTTACATGCACTATACCAAGAGTTATAACTGGCAACTGTTTGCCGTCATGGGCTGGTTTTATGCATTAATTG GGTTAAATATCCAGCACGATGCTAATCACGGAGCCATCTCGAGAAACCCGGTGATTAATCGCGTATTGGGCGCTTCTCAGAATTGGATTGGAGGCTCAGCCATTGCTTGGATCCATCAGCATGTGGTCCAACATCACATCCATACCAACGACGTTCATCTGGACCCGGACATTGCCGGCTCCATTTACATCCGTTTGAACCCGTTAAAACCCCTGTTGAAATACCACGTGGTCCAGCACATCtacttctttttcctcctggCGCTTTACGGATTCTCTATTGTGATCCAGTCCTTGG AGAACGTTGTGAGTGGAGCCCATCACACTCCCATGTCGCCATTGCTGAAACCTCACCGCGTCTTTGAGACCTTCATGTGGAGCTTGTTCTTCTTGCGATGGGTCATAACCCCTGTGTATCAAACTGGGACCTTTTTGACCTTGCTTCACTCTTTGCCTATGTACATGGTGGGGGGCTATTATCTCGCattcttcttttccatcaGCCACAACTTCAAGGGAGTCCACATCCTGGAGGACACCACGAGACCCAGCAATAAGGAATCATCTTTTCTTTACAAACAG GTTGTCTCCAGTTCAAATGTGGGTGGACCGTTCTTGTGCTTCATGAATGGAGGCTTGAACTACCAAATCGAGCACCACCTCTTCCCGAGGATCAGTCACACCCATTACCCCAAGATCGCGCCCACAGTGAAGGCCTTTTGTCTGGAGAAGAATATCCCCTATGTCCATTTCCCCACCATTGGGGAAAACATCCGATCTTGTACCCAACATCTGTGGGATATGGGCTCGAATGAGACGCCCAAGAACGCCACAATTCAGGCAGCCAAGACCCTGCTCGTAAATTAG
- the LOC131892369 gene encoding SPARC-like, protein MKALVVMLLATGLLLTADAVKKHRRVQGGGFSWDHRRSAGMWNDSPQDGQDEIPDVIQANDVDALEDGDDNTDEMPGVYRIEEPCREMECGAGRECWFNEESEEGECRCIVECGRENDPRRQVCSNHNVTYPTECDLFRALCLCEEGSEECEDPEKLADAHIEYYGACRDIPKCASEELADFPRRMREWLFNVMRELAERKELSYHYQKMEQEAEEDLSKRWENAAVWKWCDLDGEPADKSVSRHELFPVKAPLQSLEHCIGDFLEGCDVDGDHQITLKEWGACLNLEASNLEARCETLNKSDE, encoded by the exons ATGAAGGCTCTCGTGGTCATGCTTTTGGCGACCGGCTTGCTTTTGACAG CTGACGCTGTCAAGAAGCACCGACGCGTTCAAGGAGGTGGGTTCTCTTGGGACCATCGCCGAAGTGCTGGAATGTGGAATGACAGCCCTCAAGATGGCCAGGATGAGATCCCAGATGTCATCCAGGCAAATGACGTTGATGCCCTTGAGGACGGGGACGATAACACTGACGAGATGCCTGGTGTTTATAGGATTGAAGAACCTTGCCGAGAG ATGGAATGTGGGGCTGGCCGTGAATGCTGGTTCAATGAGGAGTCCGAAGAGGGTGAATGTCGGTGTATTGTGGAATGTGGCCGTGAGAATGATCCTCGTCGACAA GTCTGCTCAAACCACAATGTGACCTACCCCACAGAATGTGATCTCTTTCGGGCCTTATGTTTGTGCGAAGAAGGTTCAGAGGAGTGTGAAGATCCCGAGAAATTGGCCGACGCTCACATTGAATACTACG GTGCGTGTCGAGATATTCCCAAATGCGCCAGTGAGGAATTGGCAGACTTTCCCCGACGAATGCGGGAGTGGTTGTTCAACGTGATGCGGGAACTGGCCGAGAGGAAAGAGTTGTCTTATCACTACCAAAAAATGGAGCAAGAGGCTGAG GAGGATCTCAGTAAACGTTGGGAGAATGCCGCCGTGTGGAAATGGTGCGATTTGGATGGCGAACCTGCAGACAAATCTGTTTCCAGACATGAACTCTTCCCCGTAAAAGCCCCATTGCAG AGCTTGGAGCATTGCATTGGTGACTTTCTGGAGGGTTGTGATGTGGACGGCGATCACCAGATCACTCTGAAGGAATGGGGCGCTTGCTTGAACTTGGAGGCGTCCAATTTGGAGGCACGATGTGAGACTCTCAACAAATCCGACGAATAA